A window of Trachemys scripta elegans isolate TJP31775 chromosome 9, CAS_Tse_1.0, whole genome shotgun sequence genomic DNA:
AGAAGTCACTCTGTGTAAGTTAATTACAACTATAATGATGTCACAACCTTGTCTTTTGTTATTAACCACGAAATTGACTGCAAGTTACAAAAAGCTGTGAAATTTATAGCTAGGGGGTTGGCCTTCTGTTTACATTCAAATTAAGCATACGCATTGAATATATAAAGGAAGTTCACCCTATTTCAAATTTTTGAGCTGCTTCTCATGCTGGTTCAGTTTTTTCTACTTGCATTCTCATTTCTAATTCACTAGTAGATgattttccaggtattgaagCTAATGCTAAAGGAAGTGGCCTAACTTATTACTTTGGCCTTTTTACACTTAACATTTAGGtcaaagtgtgaaaaatccacatccctgacctgtgtagctatgttgacctaatccccagtgtagacacagctaggtcgatggaagaatacTTCCGTTCACCTAGCTACTGTCATTCAGGAAGATGGTGTTCCTACTGCGacaggaaaaaccccttccattgtgTAGACTGCATCTGTGTTATGAGGTTATACGACCATAGCTATGCCTGTATCGTACCTATAGAGTAGACATACTCTTTGAAACACATGCTTGGTTTTATACTGCAGTTTTAGCACCCTAGATGATTAGATCTTCCTGATAAATCAGGATAAACCATCCAGAGTAGTATTTGCCTCATTGGACCACCAGCCTTTTCTTTCATAGAATTTCTGCTTCTATTCTGTTTCAGTGTTAAGGTAGATACAACTCTAATACTTTACAAAGGGTGTTTGTTCATTGATTTTATTACAATGGTTACTGCACATGTTCTAACTAGGAATTCTGATTACAAATCAATTTTGTTGGCTCTAGGCTGCTCTTACTGCAGTACCCTTAGCTTTTTGAGAGAAGATTGATGACAGCTCTTCCAAGGTTCAAGTTCTCCCACCCCCATAATTACTGAAGCAGTTCCAAAGCCTCAAATATGGCTGCACTGAGACATACCCTGTCTACAACACCTAACTTGGGGAATGGTAAGGGGAAAGGATGCTCTACCAATGTCTTATTTCTCTATTTACTTGCAGAATGTAGACCCAATGCAAGAGTTGAGTTTTTGCctccttaaaaatatatttcacttaAGCAGAGCCCTAGTCCATGTTGTTAGACATTTGTAActcagtcctttctcaagaaacaGGGGTTTTAATGTGGTGTGTCATCCACTCTGGTGCTTAAGGGAAAGTCAATAACATAGCAGTAACAGAATTAATTCTTAGTTGTcatctataaaaatattttaaggaatGTTACTAACAGGCAATTTAATAATGGTAATCCGTTAATCACAGTATAATATCCTATGGCTGTCAAACAACTTTTCTGAAGCAGAAGGGGTtctattcaaattaaaaataaatccttaaatGCTTTTCACTGAATtagtgcaaaacaaacaaacaaaaacaaattcctaGAATGTTTAGTTCATACATTTATCTTGAGTAGATGACAAAAAAATGCAAACACGTGGCAACGTAGGTTAAAGACAAACGTCCAGTTCAAGCCTGTTCTGAAAATTTGTACATTTTGGAGGCGGTGGCATGTTTTGGAAATTGTTGAAGAAGAACAGAATAAGTCCTTCATTGTTTCAAGTCTCATTAGTCTTTTCATAAACACAGTAGAGACTGGAAGAAGAATTTTTCGAACAGTTGAAAGCACTATAAGTTTTAAATGAATTGCATTCCAAAAGGCTCTCTAGaaactaaaaagaagaacaggagtacttgtggcaccttagagactaacaaatttattagagcataagctttcgtggactacagcccacttcttcggatgcatatagaatggaacatatattgaggaggtatatatacacacatacagagagcataaacaggtgggagttgtcttaccaactctgagaggccaattaattaagagaaaaaaacttttgaagtgataatcaagctagcccagtacagacagtttgataagaagtgtgagaatacttacaaggggagatagattcaatgtttgtaatggctcagccattcccagtccttattcaaaccggagttgattgtgtctagtttgcatatcaattctagctcagcagtctctcgttggagtctgtttttgaagtttttctgttgtaatatagccaccctcaggtctgtcactgaatgaccagacaggttaaagtgttctcctgctggtttttgagtattttgattcctgatgttagatttgtgtccattaattcttttgcgtagagactgtccggtttggccaatgtacatggcagaggggcattgctggcacatgatggcatatatcacattggtagatgtgcaggtgaacgagcccctgatggtatggctgatgtgattaggtcctatgatgatgtcacttgcatagatatgtggacagagttggcatcggggtttgttacaaggataggttcctgggttagtggttttgttcagtgatgtgtggttgctggtgagtatttgctttaggttgaggggttgtctgtaagcgaggacaggtctgtctcccaagatctgtgagagtaaaggatcatctttcaggataggttgtagatctctgatgatgcgctggagaggttttagttgggggctgaaggtgacagctagtggtgttctgttattttctttgttgggcctgtcttgtaggaggtgacttctgggtactcgtctggctctgtcaatctgttttttcacttcagcaggtgggtattgtagttttaagaatgcttgatagagatcttgtaggtatgtatgttccattctatatgcatccgaagaagtgggctgtagtccacgaaagcttatgctctaataaatttgttagtctctaaggtgccacaagtactcctgttcttctttttgcggatacagactaacacggctgctactctgaaacctctctagAAACTGTTTGCTATCTTTCTTGTGTGTTTCGCTTATAGGGAGGGGCCAAATATAAAGCTTCTTGGATGACACATTTTTGAGGATACattaccattattattatttattcacatTATGCTAGCGTTCAGAGGTCCCAGTAAGATTGGGGCCCTGTTGTagttagggatgtaaatatcatttaaaaagtgaaccagttaaacaattaaaaagataaaaaggcaaaatttcTGATTCAAGGACCTTACAGTGATAATTATAGTAAAGGATCTTAGATTAATATCATTATCAGAAGTGATGAGAGCCAGAGGAAACAAGGATGAATAAAGTAGGCAAAATGGAATGCTGTGGTAAAGAGGAAAATGTATTGGGAATTCAGGTAATTTAATCAGTTGCtgttctgtatttctttttttgttctgttatgAATGGGCAAGAATGATGAAATTGAAATTAGGGATGTGAAATCTGATGAAAGAAGTCTGTTTTGAAGGAGGAGCGAAAGGGTCTTTGACAAAAGGAAGGCACGTATTCCAGACATAATGAGCTGATGTAAAAAGGTATAAAATTAGAAATGAGAGGAAGATACAAAGAGAATGGAAAAGAGTAAACAGAGTGTAAGAAATGTGGCGGAAAGAGAATTAACCATCTTATTGCAATACAATGCTCCCAAGTATTGCCCAAATTAATGAAAGCCCcgtaggcacatgcttaagtgctgtactgaatagggatgcttttctgaattggggcctaaatgagCTGCTGTTTTGTAGGTGCTGAAATGAAGGGAATGATTTTTCTGCTTCCTTTTCTCGGCAATAGCAGAGAAATCTTTGTTCTTAGCCAGAGATATTGCTGTGAAAGTGAGCGCTCCTGTGTCTTGTGTATTTTCAGGGGGACAGAAAAATTCCTCGGAAACTAAGGCACTGTCACAAGGTAGCTGGTCCCTGTGAGTAGACCAGGCCCAGTTCCCCTGTGTCAGAGCAAGTGAGCCCAGTTCAGCCAATTAAGGGGGCAGGGCCACCCCTGTGACTATAAAGGCCTGTTGGAGGGCAAGAAGAGAAAAAGAGTGATTGGGGCAGGCTATGCCTGGGGAGAGGAACTACAGAGGGGTGGAGCTAACTCTAGGAGCGAGTCCCTGGAACAAAGGGCCAGGTGCTGAGTGGGTAAACCCTGGAGCCGGTGTTCCAGAAGGGGAATGAGAGCTGGCTGTGACTGGGAAGCCGCAAGAAGCAGGATTACCGGAGACCCCTGGGAGGGCAGGCCGTGAAACCCTAGGACAAAAGATCCGTTGAGGAACTGTTTTTGTCTGTTATGTGCTTATGTTTGGACAAATAAACCTACTTAAAGGAGACTGGGCATGACAATATGTGCTTATTAATCTGCGGAGAAGTCCTGCTGTGCTACATATGATTAGGAATGGAagaacttgatttttatttttttctaattttgattatttttatagtTGTAGGAAGTTAAGGGGGATGTATGGTTGGGGTTATGGTTAGGGCAGTACTATGAGCGGGGCTGTAGGGGGCTCCCTGCATGGCAGAGGAGCTCAAGATATGGGGCACAAGATATAATAGGGGAGGCTGCAGTTGCCCAGCTCAATGGAGCTGAGACCCCTGCCCGTGAGTGCAAGGAGGCAGACTATCACTGCAGGTGAGCTAACTGTTACCAATTGTAGTGCGTggttggtggtgggttttttgtgatTTGTATGTCAGCTGAAATGTACATTTACTGACAGTTATAGATTCAAATAGAATTCTGACAAGCCAATATATGgtggcaggggtggctctatgttttttaccgtcccaagcatggcagtcaggcggctttcggctgGTCACGGAGATTTGGcggtgtttctgcgggtgatctgccggtcccgcgccttcagcgtacctgctgctgaattgccgctgaagccgcgggaccggtggacctcctgcaggcatgccgccaaggGTGCCTGACTGCCGCCATCACAGCGACCGACACGCCGCCCCCGGCATACGCTTgttgctctggtgcctggagccgcccctgtatgGTGGAGAATGTGTGCACTTCGATCCGCCCCGGTATAAGGGGAGAGTGAGATGGCTCTTTGGTGTCcagtggaggaggcagaaaaACAGAGGCAGGGTACTGCAGCGTGAACTTTGGCCATGAGGGGGCACTTGAGTGGTAACCACCATTTCACACGCACTACAAAGGTGTTTTACGTTGTCATATACAAACCAatgccaaatattttttgttacttactttttatactctttttttttcataatttaaatGTGACGCTCATGAGTGAATTTTGAACCTTAAAGTAATGCTGTTTCTTGTTATCATATTTTGGGTTACTCTCTTAGAGTTCTATAAGGAATTTCTTAGAATTCTATGgtatgctttttatttttgacCCAGGgatttcttctgtttttataagaattcttattttaatttttgggaGACCaaacttgttaaaaaataaacaatgaattTCCTTTAAATTGATGGGGAAAATAGAATAGTACTTATAAAACTATCAGTCTGTTAgtctatttttttctgtaaatttgATAAGAGGTATAATAATGTACAGGACACTTTCATaccattacattattttaaatttgttttttaaatataagcaGTGAAATATATTGTTTTGATACTATACGCTACATACATTTTAATGAAATGTAACTATACTGTATGAGAAAGATATTGTAATGATAAAAGACAATTTTCTTTCTAGTTTTAGGATCTTTAGCTAAGAAGAAGAAACAACTTTTGCACTGTACATTAACTGGAGTATTTTTACTGTTATTTGCTCCTTGTCATAACGCAAGAacttggggtcaccaaatgaaattaataggcagcaggtttaaaacaaacaaaaggaagtatttcttcacacaacacacagtcaacttgtggaactccttgccaaaggatgtgaaggccaagactataacaggattcaaaaaagaattagataaattcatggaggataggtccatcaatagtgtccctaacctctgtttgccagaagcgggGAATGGGTGCcaaggatggatcacttgatgattacctgttctgttcattccctctggggcacctggcattggccactgtcagaagacaggatactgggctagagggacctttggtcttccccagcatggccgttcttatattatGTTCTTGGAGAAATTACTGTAAACATCTGTGAGGGACATGCTCTGCAATAAATTATGAGTAGTATGTATTGACCTGGTAATTGAGCGTGTTAACTGTAtgaatatattggtttagtttaatggGGAACTGTAAGGAGAACGAGTAGGAAGGGAAgaagaatggctcaagataagccACTTCTCAGCTAACACTTAATAACATGTAAGACACTTTGCCCAAACTATTAACTTTTAAGATTCTAACTCCTTACTCCAGCCAATTTACAAAACTGGTTTTGATGACCTGGGCCACAGTCTGGGAACCTGAAGATCAAAAGAACTATGGTAGTTTTTAAAAGGTACTCTGTCTCAAAAGGGGTTGACTGTTCAGGGAGTTGTTCAACAGGAACTAGACTGACACACAGGCACCCCTTGGGGATGTCTGAAGAAGTCAGGGTTGCGTGGGTTACCATTTAGGATGGTAAGAGTTTTataaattttgttgttgttttgaaagCCTTTTATGTCTTCTTCTTTTTGCCTACTGTTAAAGTAAACAATATTTGGGTTTAAAAAGACTGTTTGGTCACTATATTCACCACTAGTTACAGATTCCCAAAGAGAAGAATTGCAGGTGCTGAAACCAGTCAGACCTCTTGGATAAGCACGGTTGATACGTAGGGTACTGCAGCCCATGGCCTGGTCTAAAAGTAGCATTCCAACTCCAGAGAGGTAAAGGTACAAGGCATAACACCTGAGGGAAGTGCACTCAGAGAcaccagaaaggggacagaggagCAGGTGCATGTGTTACTGTGACATTATTGATCTGGGTCTTTGTGGACTTTTTGCTAGCATAGGTAAGGGTACTTCACTGTCCTCAATGACGTTATCAAGGGAATAATGCAGACACTTCAAATTTGTCATGTAGTTAATTGAAATCTTGTTCATAGactatatttgaagaaattagaTTGCAATTAAGTCAAATTATTGATGATTGCATCTATTACAGGCTACAGGCAGGCTCAGGTCACATCTCAGATAACTATTAAATGAGCCATTGTGATGCCTCAAGTAACTAATCCCTATAACTTTTCTGTAGCTATTTTGCATGCAATGATTCTATTGGTTGTGATGACTCAGTGGCAGAGGGAGATTGGGTCTGTGTCAAAAGTTCTCATTGGTTAGATTACTTGGCTCAGCTACCactgtttaaagatttttttattttatttttttcgtTGCATGCTAGCTAGAGCATCAGTGCTTGACAGACTCTCCATAGTGCTACTCCCTCAGTCCCACTGCACACTTAAGCAGCACTGCCAGTGGAACTTAAGCAGAAATTCAGGGGGAGCCCTTAAAGCACATGGACATTGGGACTCAGGGACTGGGTTCTCCCTGTGTCTCTTTCATGTAGTGACACTAACACAGCCATCTAATGTAAACCAATAAGTCAATTGCAAAATAAGAGCCTGGTTCACCCAGTACACTTTGGTTGCTTTAAGCTCCTTTTGTGATGTAAACCCAGTTTAACTGTCTGGTAGAATCTGGATGCTCTAGTGTACCAGTGAATCTGCCGGTAaaagttaaacttaaaaaaaaaaaaaattaaagttcatAGTACATATTTTCAGATTGTTAGAAATTAGTACGTGGTTTCTTTCTCCTTGGGTTTCTTGTATTGTGTTCATGtatgatattttaataatttaaaactatTCAGTAAATCCCAGGCAAAAATCTATGCAAAGGTGAGAGTATGTATTAGTAACttgtgagttttaaaaaaaagtaaggttGTACTTATCTCTAGGCCCAAGTGTTATAtacccaggaaattcaaagttgagATTGCATTTAAGAGAAATCCAAACATATTAAGGTAAGAAATGGATTGTTAAAAAACTGAAACAGCTTTAACTCTTCCATTTAGTGATTCCATGAGGGGAAAAATGTTTAATATGTCTTGTAAAATATCTAATCTAgaaccacaaacactaaaatggtTTAATGATAATACTGTGGTTATTGCATGAGGTCACTACACCATGAATCCAAATATatagggagcagagggagccATAAACTCTCAAATGATCTCAGATAacttctttgaaaataaaaatattacatttaaaacaggGCTTATCTCTGGCAATTCCAAGAGTATTAGCGAGTGCCGGGTCCCATTAGGAAGCTGGAATTCCTCCCAATCGCAATGGTTTTTAaggctcccagttctaataatgcAGAACTGTGAAATACAGACTTATgcaaaaccaaaataagccactctacttttatattgtatataaatattcatttttctaaaataatGGATTTTATCTGGAAAATGTCTTGAGTATTGTTACGTTAAGATAAGAACTTTGGGAAGCATGGAAATGATTTCATGGTGTAATTTTGAAAGATAAGGTTGACTGTGATGAACTTGATCTTTGTTCCTGGTTCTGTATGATTAATACatatattgggtgaaattctgtgctgCATCTCTTAGAGGTGCTGGACAGAACACACAcgccaggaggtggggggaaaaggatGAAAAGCCAGCCCCCATACCAGGAAGTGTTGAATGTTACTTTCATCCTGGCTCTACTATATCTTAAAGAAGTATGGTATTGAGGAAAATATGAAGTATGTATTTTAACCACTCTACAAAGTTTTTCCAAGAACTACATTAATAGTCtcagtttttaaagtaagttcCTATGTGGAACCACTTAACTATatgagcagaattttttttatattgcaaCCTGACATAGTTATTTAGATTACCATTCTTGGTGACTCTTGAATATCTGTAAAATTTTAGAAGAAAAGATAGTGGGAGGATTTCAGATAGAATGAGAATCATTCTAggacagtgggtctcaaacttgtttactggtgacccctttcacacggcaagcctctgagtgcaacccccctaataaattaaacacactttttaatatattaaacaccattataaatgctggaggcaaatgGGGTTTGTGGTGGAGGTTGAGAGCTCACAACCCACCATGTAATAACcgcatgaccccctgaggggtcccgactcccagtttgagaacccctgctctagggccaTGGAAAACTAAAAATGGAATGCCAGAATGCTGAGACCATAGAGAGGAACTTTCCAACTCCTTCATGACAGTTTGGGGTCACAAGTTAGTTGTGAGTAGATCAGAGTGGACGAGGAAACATGGCTAGCACATTCATGAACAGCATAGATCAACTACAACCCTACATAGGGCTGTGAGATGCAAATTGCCGCTGTTCTCGCAGgttcctttctctctttcatgCCTTTATGAATCTACTGTGCGAAGTCCTTTAACTCAGACCTTACAAAGGGATGCAGAACATAATCCTGTATTTATGGTAAACTTGTGTGCTTGAACTTTGTTAATGTAAATTGTATTTTTGTCTTTAACTGTGCTGTCTGCATTTGTTACAGTTGAGAAAATTCTGCCGAATTTGTGAATAGTCCATGtatttttagaaaacatccagtgAGCTTGAAAATGCCCCTTGTGTGTTTGATTAGTTATTGATAAAATAATTGTTTGTCAATTAatagagatttatttttctttcagaatttcTTAAACTTGTGTATTTCTGGATTCCAACAATAGACTGAAAATTGGAACAATCCTATAATTTCTCAGAATAAGAAGTGATTATGCAGCGAAGACGGAGGGGAGTGGATGTTGGACTAATCTTGCTACTTTCTCAAGTATTTCAAGTTGGGCTTGAAAACATTCCACCTGTAACACTTGGGACCCTAGCACTGaacgtttttctttttttgaaaccTCTGAAACCACTGCTGAAAGTGTGTATCAGTGTAGACCAAGGTTATTACCAGAAAGACTGGCAACGTTTGCTGCTTGCGCCAGTTCACCATGCAGATGATTGGCATTTATATTTTAACATGGTCTCCTTGCTTTGGAAGGGGATAAAGTTGGAACGTAAGCTTGGAAGCGTATTGTTTGGGTACATAATTGCAGTATTTTCAGTGCTGATTGGCATTGTGTACATGGTGTTGGAATTTGCACTTGCAGGACTTCTGAATGACCCTTCATACAAAATGAATTGTGCTGTAGGCTTTTCAGGTAAGGCATGCAGGAGGTACAGGCTAATTTATTGAAGTGCACATTTATAGATTCTGTATagtaatattttataatatagaaaatggaaatattttctctaaTGAACATGGATTAGAACAGGTAATATGCATCACtacttctttgagtgcttgttcatatatatgtatatattccaCTCTTGGTGCATGTGTGCGCATGCACTTGAATTTAGATTTTCTGGGTGGAGGCATGAGGACTCGCAGGACAGAGGTACAGCCACAACGtacactgctggccaaaaggaTCTAAACTTGAATGCATGTAGTGCGTGCACACCAAGAGTGGGATGTATATGGGCAACATGTTTTGTCGAATTACAGTTATTGTAGTGTGAGTAATTTTAGTTTTCTATTATATATTTAAGTTTACAGTTTGTGCAAATCAAAGTCAGCAGCAAATACTgtagaaatgtttttattaagAATACTTGTAATCTTAAGATTGCCTCTCTTGGGGTCTTGTGCTTTCAGCACAGGGCAGATCGAGACTCCACTAGCTTTTAGATTATTAGTCCTCAAAGATACTGGCTGTGGAGGAAAAACTCCACTCTCTTTATTCAAAAAGCCAGTGTCTCAGTTCTTTCTAGAACCCTTCCTACTTATTTTCTGACCAAAGGTTCACTTTCTATCCTTTGATGCTGCTCAGATTTTTCTACCAGCTCAGGCTACTTAACATTCTgtaatatctttatttattttggcttttgACCCAATCATTTATTTTGGCTTTTGACCAGTTTCATTTCTCAATTCACTGAGTATACTTGTCCCTAACTTCAGGGATTCCTCAAAACACCCCAGATGTTTTCAGCCGTTTTTGTTCGTTTTGCAGTGGAGTTTTTCACATAATCTGAACTCAACTAtttcttttttggtgtgttttttgttttgtttttaggagTATTATTTGCTTTGAAAGTCCTTAACAATCATTATCATCCAGGAGGGACCAGCAACATCATGGGAATTCGTGTATCCAGCAGATATGCTTGTTGGCTGGAGCTTGTGGCCATTCATTTATGTTCCCCAGGGTAAGTTCATTAAATCGTTCTCAGGTCACATACACATTTTTGGATCCATTTAGGTATATATACATTGTGACACGTGAGCAATGATATCTGGTACCCAAAATAAATAGTGGAGTTGCAGGTAGCGATCTGCATTTCTCTCCTCCACACCTTGTAGGTTGATCATGCttgtcaaaggaaaaaaaatgggacAACTTGCTCAGGGGGGGTCATGAGAAGTGTTTTGGTTGAAAAGAACAAAGATTGGTTGGGAAACAGAAGGAACACACTCTTTATTTTCCCACTCACTTGAAAAACTGGGATATATTGCATGAAAGGGCCTGGCaggtaaaaacaaatatttatccgTCTGTCACTTTTTAACAGTTCACTCCTAATGCCAGTCCCCTCTTCTCCCCAATCTATCTCTTATCCGATTTTCTCCTAAGCCCTACACCAATTAAACCACAACCTCACTGGCCACATGACTCCATTCTACCTTGTGCTCAATCCTCCCAACCCATCCCATTCCTCTCTTGGTTTAgaatcttcctcctcttctttttgtACAGATTTCCTGAAAATCGGTTATATGTCAACAGTGTTAGGTAACAGAGTATTTCATAACTTCTTAACCATAATGGAAAATGATAAACCCaccaaattttaattttattaccaGTCTGTGAGCATTATCACCTGTTTCAGGGGGTGGTTAAAAACATGAGAGACGCAACAAAATGCTCCCTAATCCAATGGTACTATAGTTTAGGAAAAGTTCCCTGAGCTGGAAAGGAGGAGACGGAGAATTTAAATCTCCACTCTTAGTGATGTTT
This region includes:
- the RHBDD1 gene encoding rhomboid-related protein 4 isoform X3 encodes the protein MQRRRRGVDVGLILLLSQVFQVGLENIPPVTLGTLALNVFLFLKPLKPLLKVCISVDQGYYQKDWQRLLLAPVHHADDWHLYFNMVSLLWKGIKLERKLGSVLFGYIIAVFSVLIGIVYMVLEFALAGLLNDPSYKMNCAVGFSGVLFALKVLNNHYHPGGTSNIMGIRVSSRYACWLELVAIHLCSPGTSFAGHLAGILVGLMYTLGPLKMLMKAIAGDFPYFNDSARQRDYYSGYSRHPSYPYNTPGDYDTYTGGLTEEEQFERALRNSLHDREFMSG
- the RHBDD1 gene encoding rhomboid-related protein 4 isoform X1, coding for MQRRRRGVDVGLILLLSQVFQVGLENIPPVTLGTLALNVFLFLKPLKPLLKVCISVDQGYYQKDWQRLLLAPVHHADDWHLYFNMVSLLWKGIKLERKLGSVLFGYIIAVFSVLIGIVYMVLEFALAGLLNDPSYKMNCAVGFSGVLFALKVLNNHYHPGGTSNIMGIRVSSRYACWLELVAIHLCSPGTSFAGHLAGILVGLMYTLGPLKMLMKAIAGDFPYFNDSARQRDYYSGYSRHPSYPYNTPGDYDTYTGGLTEEEQFERALRNSLHDRGFSAGSHSNERRPYGFWFPSEQLSEEEVRRQRLNRFERW
- the RHBDD1 gene encoding rhomboid-related protein 4 isoform X2; the encoded protein is MQRRRRGVDVGLILLLSQVFQVGLENIPPVTLGTLALNVFLFLKPLKPLLKVCISVDQGYYQKDWQRLLLAPVHHADDWHLYFNMVSLLWKGIKLERKLGSVLFGYIIAVFSVLIGIVYMVLEFALAGLLNDPSYKMNCAVGFSGVLFALKVLNNHYHPGGTSNIMGIRVSSRYACWLELVAIHLCSPGTSFAGHLAGILVGLMYTLGPLKMLMKAIAGDFPYFNDSARQRDYYSGYSRHPSYPYNTPGDYDTYTGGLTEEEQFERALRNSLHDRALSLYAYATLAVGVLNPSKRLEKKRIG
- the RHBDD1 gene encoding rhomboid-related protein 4 isoform X4, whose translation is MQRRRRGVDVGLILLLSQVFQVGLENIPPVTLGTLALNVFLFLKPLKPLLKVCISVDQGYYQKDWQRLLLAPVHHADDWHLYFNMVSLLWKGIKLERKLGSVLFGYIIAVFSVLIGIVYMVLEFALAGLLNDPSYKMNCAVGFSGVLFALKVLNNHYHPGGTSNIMGIRVSSRYACWLELVAIHLCSPGTSFAGHLAGILVGLMYTLGPLKMLMKAIAGDFPYFNDSARQRDYYSGFSAGSHSNERRPYGFWFPSEQLSEEEVRRQRLNRFERW